A genomic region of Bradysia coprophila strain Holo2 unplaced genomic scaffold, BU_Bcop_v1 contig_217, whole genome shotgun sequence contains the following coding sequences:
- the LOC119075500 gene encoding uncharacterized protein LOC119075500 has translation MADSNSENNQIIIDADIAFSDESECSDIERSAAEAIEKTLPKKSKLNYEKVYKKFCGWCEEKRVKVISEKKERRVDIRKFHGLIAFLKRNGVGHVAKKSSILTGDDFNKFIMEADDDKFLMMKAALIIGIGGGCRRAELAKMSVKDVVDRGDYLHVYIGDTKNYDPRDFAITEGGLRYNLLGIVRKYMLLRKSHTPHDRFFVCYRNGQCTTQAVGINTVGAIPKRIATFCGLDAPALYTGHCFRRSSATLLADAGADLYVIKRQFGWRSDKVAAGYVQSSATSKRKISAQIFGGVPFQRSSSSNAMSAIPSTSNTAIPSTSNTAIPSTSTTAIPSASNTVFPSTSTTAIPSASNTVFPSTSTTSHDVVANLGDSAPKEINLNITGLSDGISAALIENIDREDAHGASFASKQIRMIGTASDSDTTGNTSRTMSQSITIIEGASAGADSSDAPETPVLPNFTKSEFNNCTFNFYRTFHGKPF, from the exons ATGGCGGACAGCAACAgcgaaaataatcaaataataattgatgcAGATATTGCATTCAGCGATGAATCGGAATGCTCAGATATTGAGCGGTCGGCCGCAGAGGCTATTGAAAAAACTTTGccgaaaaaatccaaattgaatTATGAAAAGGTGTACAAAAAGTTTTGTGGTTGGTGTGAAGAAAAAAGAGTGAAAGTCATTTCAGAAAAG AAGGAACGACGCGTCGATATCAGGAAATTTCATGGACTCATTGCATTTCTGAAACGAAACGGTGTCGGCCATGTTGCGAAAAAATCGAGCATTTTGACGGGCGACGATTTCAACAAGTTCATCATGGAGGCAGATGacgataaatttttaatgatgaag GCGGCATTAATTATCGGTATCGGTGGAGGATGTCGTCGGGCTGAATTGGCAAAAATGTCGGTGAAAGATGTTGTTGATCGCGGTGACTACTTGCATGTTTACATCGGGGACACAAAAAACTACGATCCAAGAGATTTCGCTATCACAGAAGGCGGTTTGAGATACAATTTATTGGGCATCGTGCGAAAATACATGTTGTTACGAAAGTCACATACGCCTCATGATCGATTCTTTGTGTGTTACCGGAATGGGCAGTGTACAACTCAGGCAGTTGGCATCAATACCGTTGGGGCGATACCCAAACGAATTGCTACGTTTTGCGGTTTGGATGCACCAGCTTTGTACACAGGACATTGTTTTCGACGGAGTTCAGCTACATTGTTGGCTGATGCTGGTGCGGATCTTTATGTCATTAAACGACAGTTTGGTTGGCGATCGGACAAAGTTGCAGCCGGATATGTGCAGTCATCTGCAACAAGCAAACGCAAAATTTCTGCACAAATTTTCGGAGGTGTACCTTTTCAACGTTCTTCGTCGAGCAATGCGATGAGTGCTATTCCATCTACAAGCAACACCGCTATTCCATCTACAAGCAACACCGCTATTCCATCTACAAGCACCACCGCTATTCCATCTGCAAGCAACACCGTTTTTCCATCTACAAGCACCACCGCTATTCCATCTGCAAGCAACACCGTTTTTCCATCTACAAGTACCACTTCTCATGACGTTGTCGCTAATTTGGGTGATTCAGCTCCCAAAGAAATTAATCTCAACATCACCGGTTTAAGTGACGGTATTTCTGCTGCGctcatcgaaaatattgatCGAGAGGATGCACATGGTGCTAGTTTCGCTTCAAAACAAATTCGGATGATCGGAACTGCATCCGATTCCGATACGACCGGCAATACCAGCCGTACAATGTCACAATCAATTACAATAATTGAGGGCGCATCTGCTGGTGCAGATTCTTCGGATGCTCCTGAAACGCCTGTCCttccaaattttacaaaatctgaATTCAACAATTgtacattcaatttttatcgtACGTTTCACGGCAAGCCTTTTTAA